The Marivirga salinae DNA window TCCATGCTCATTAACCATTGTCTGTTAGTAGTGTATCCGTTTTCCATGTTATCTTGAGGACTGCCATATACCATCTGATTTCCACTGTAACCAATGGAAAATTGCATCCAATTTGGAAATCTATTGTTTTTACTGAAAATATTAAAATCAGTACTTAGCCAATAAGTCTGGCCATTATAATCCTTAATTAACTGTTCTATATAATTATTTCCTAGTGTATTCGGTCTTAAATTGGCATAAGGACTTGGTGAAAATGAGAATTTGGGATAAATGTAATTCTGATCAAATAAAAACTGCTGATAGGGGAGGAAAGCCCCAATAGTATTAGCTAAAGCATCTCCCCAAGAAGCTCCATAGCTTTTAGAAAAACCATCAAAAATTTCTATTGGAAGCATCATGGCAGTAGAACTTATGCTACTATAAAGCATAGCTTTTTGAGGATCTATTCCTGTACTTCTCAATAATTGATAATTTATATCTGTAAGATGATAGGCGGTATAAACATGCCCAAGCTTATCCATTTGTAGCCATTGCTTATTGTCATTGAAGAACTGAAAGGGTTGTGATTC harbors:
- a CDS encoding DUF2279 domain-containing protein — translated: MRILLLAFSVIVLFQNSVHAQIQKDSIDKKQLRNIILAESVLYTGGMTGLGLLWYKDGESQPFQFFNDNKQWLQMDKLGHVYTAYHLTDINYQLLRSTGIDPQKAMLYSSISSTAMMLPIEIFDGFSKSYGASWGDALANTIGAFLPYQQFLFDQNYIYPKFSFSPSPYANLRPNTLGNNYIEQLIKDYNGQTYWLSTDFNIFSKNNRFPNWMQFSIGYSGNQMVYGSPQDNMENGYTTNRQWLMSMDLNLSKIEIERKWIKIMFNLINKVKIPFPAIEWNGKDVVLHPLYF